From Solibacillus sp. FSL W7-1464:
ATTGAATGGTTTTTCCATCTTTTTTGGCAGTAATCGTTTTAGAAGAATTGTTCCAATCCACTGTTGCACCTAATTCTTCAAAAATATCCCTCATAGGAATTAAAACTCTTCCATTTTCCATGATCGGTTTAACAGAATAAAAACTTACTTTTTCTGCGTTATGGTATACGGTAATCTCTTCTTTTGCTGAAACATTATTTGCAGCCATAGATAAAGTAAATATTGCTACAGCCGAGACTAAACTATTCTTTAAGTACCTTTTCATCATGGTTCACCTTTTTTCTAATTATTATAAGCATATTATATTATATTATTATTCTGCCAATTTGTCTTGTCATGTCGGTCAGCTTCTATGTCGCTAAACTATTATACATGTCTGGAAAATTTTAAATAGACTTATATTTCAAATTTCAGTAAGATGTAGGTAGAGGCATGTCTAGTTTTACCAATTCAACTTTTTTGTAAAAACTATGCAAATTCCTTAGCGGTTTGCATAGTTTTTGTTTTTACGCCTTCTTCACACTTTCAGAACTGGGGAAATTTTATGAAAAACAATGACTCGAAAAGCATCCTGCTCTTTTTACTATTCGCTTTTATTTCCAATTTATTCTATGTCGCCTCTCAACGCGTAGAACACCTGGAGCTGCCTTTAGCTCTTGTGACATTTGCTGTATTTATTTTATTTATTGTGCTTGTTTTAAAGCTCAACTTAAGACCAATAGTCATTACACTGGCAACAATTCTAGCTTTGACCGATATTAATTCCATCTTCTATTTGTCTCTTCCTGATGTTTATACGATCGGCTTTACAATCGGTATCCTTGTATTTCTTAGTTTTTTCTTTAAAAAGGAAAAAGATTCCATACTGGCCGCGATTGGTTTTTGTATGATGAATCTGCTGATCCATATAGAATTTTTCATACAATGGGAGTGGATATACCTTTTTGTATTACATAGTATTCTGTTTATTATCGCGAGCCGATACCAATTTACGATTACGAAAAGAATCTATTTAGGATTGTTCAGTGTAACTTTCTTTTTACTCGTTATCGGAATGATGACTGATCACAATTATTTGGCCGTATTAGGACTTATCCTGTATTATGCGGTGCTTATTCTAATTTACTTTTTTATTCGAAAACAAAAACAACATCGTACATATTCAACACATTGAGGGGAATCAACCAGATGAAAAATGTAAATCGTTTATTTCTCATTATCGCCATCATTATCCTTGTTATTATTGGCCGTTATTTTATGGCACAAAATGAAGTAACGGTAATTCCTGACGTAACAGCAGTTACAAATGAACAGACGATTGAAACAGTTCGAGGAAGCTATTGCTGGCATTCAGCAGGTGAAGCAGAGTGTGTTGATACTGCTGCCCCGCATGAAATTATAAGTGAGCAAAATACCCCTTACGTAAAAGTACAGCCAGGGGAAGTACTGGAGTTTCAATACAGTCAGAATGTAACGAGTGTATCTATTCAACAATGGATAGAAGATTTTGATTATAAAGAAATTGCTACATCGACACGTTTTACGGCCCCGACTGAAAAAGGAATGTATATTATTTCCAGCATGGCACGTTTCAGTAACGGTGATGTCACAGACAGTATTGCGATAGAAGTAGAATAATAGAAAGGGAAGCGTCCAATTTTACCGGACACTTCCCTTTTTAGTTGGGTTTTCGCTTATTGACGCTTCGTAATTTCCGCCAATTCGCTTTGTAATTGCTGAAGTTCATTACTCGCATCTGCAATCGATTTCATCATGACATGCTCTTCATGTATTGAACTCGCGATTTCTTCAGTCATAGCGGCATTTTCTTCAGAAATAGCGGACAGATTTTCAACTTGATTCATTACTTCTTCAACAAGTTGGTTTGTATGCGTAATGGTTGACATGTTTTGGTGAAGCTTTCCTTGAATACTATTGAAAGATTGCTTAATTCCATCAAATGAACCGGTAATTTTGTTCAATGTGCCAACACTAGAATGTACCGCTTCTTTTCCTTCATATGCTTTTAACTGGGCAGTTGTTGCCCGTTCAAGCAGCTGCTGAGTAACAGTAGTAATACTCGTTGCGATATTCGCACTCTCTTCCGCCAGTTTTTTCACTTCTTCTGCAACAACGGCAAAACCTTTCCCGTGCTCCCCTGCTCTTGCCGCTTCGATAGAGGCATTTAAAGAGAGCAAATTCGTCTGATCGGCAATAGCTTTGATACCATTTAACAGGTTATTTACATTTGCAAGGCTCTCTTGCATATTATCGATCGTCGTAGTCGTTAACTCGATGGAGTCACTTAATGTTGCCATATCAGCCGTCACATCATGTACCTGTTTCCAGCTCTGTTCAATCGCTACTTGGACTTCATCCGAATCCTTTACAGTCGATTCAGAGGACTCCTTCGTTTTCACCATATTGTCATGTGATAAAATCATTTGTTCATTAATCTGCTGAATCATATCTGCTTCATTATGAATAGCCGCTGCCATTTGATTCGAAGACTGTAAAATCGTCTCGCTCGCACTATTCAATGTACCGACATTTTCATTTACATGTGTAATATTTTGTGCAAGCTGGTATGAACCTTCATCTATTTTATTTAAAATCGATGTTAAATTTTCCAACAGTTCTTTTGCTTCCCGCTCTTTTTCCTGGGCATCCTTTATTAGTTTGTTGCCCCATTGCGTCAATCGGTACAGCATATAGTTACAGCCTGTCATACTTACAAAAATCGTAATAAATACAGGGAGATTTGCATTTACCCCCAACAGATTTTCCGGTACTGCTATGTATAATAAAATATAAAAAATGCTGGCGATCAGTAAAAATGTTTTGATCAGCCGCTCATTAAAATACATGGCACTCATAATAAATGTTATTAGCAGCATGTAATGTTTATTAATGGAATATCCATCCATATAAAATAATAGAAATACGACAAATGCCGGAATCAGTACAAAAATTAAGCCTTTGGCGAAGTTGGAGATATTCAGGAAGTAATTGGCCGTCGATAATAGGATGACACCACCTCCTGCGATTACATAAGGGATTGAATTACTCAACCCATTTGCAATAACAAGCGGTAAAACAATTAATACCGCCAATACTATCGTAATAATTAGATTTAGTTGATGAATCCAATTAAGTTTTCCGTTTCGTTTCTTCAAGCTGTTTCCCTCCTAGGAATATTAGATTATTTATATAATAGTTTATAGGTATATATTACAACCCTTAATTATACAATACAATGGACTTTTGTAGTGTGAATAAAAAAACATCATAAAAAAAAGAGACTCACGAATATATTTAATCGTGAGTCTCTTATCGTTATTCTACTGTAACAGCTTTTTTACGAACGACCGCACGAACAGGTGCACCGTCAGCACCTGCTATTTTTAGCGGCAGTGCGATCAGTTCATAAAGACCTTGCTGAACATGCCGCAGGTCCAGTCCTTCCAGAATATGAATGCCATGTTCGTACAACTTGTGATGTGCCAATACTTCCTTGCTGTCCAACGGATCAACGGAAGGATTGTCAATGCCAAGCAATATTACACCTCGCTCCTTTAAAAATGGCGCGACATCTGGATGAATGACGGGAATGGTTCCCGGAAATTCTTCACCAAGCTGTTCCACTGTTCTAAGCAGAACACGCTTTGCGCCAAGAAAATCAATCGGCTCAAGCGTTTGGGCTGTCATCACTTCCTGCCCTCTACAATCCACGATTATGCAATCACCGATATACACATTAATATCCAATTGCTCGATTGTCTCAGCTTCACTGTTAAAATGAAACGGGGCATCTGCATGTGTACCCGTGTGCAGCGAAGTCGTCATCCGCCCGATATTGACCGAGCCCGTCTGTTGTTTCGTAAACCCTACTTCAAAAGAAAACGGTGTATCCCCCGGCCAATTCGGCATTCCGTTTTTCATCGTTTGTGTAATATCAATCCACATGGTTTCACCCCTAATATTGAATGACTAAATATGTTAAGACTACGACGATGACTGTCGGAACAACGAAGGTCATTAAAAAGCGATATGTTTTGTAAAAGCCTTCCCCCATTTTACTTCCTTGCAGCAGTTCGCTTTTCACGAGATTTTTATCCATAATATGCATAATGAAGATCGCGATAAGCAAGTTGCCGACCGGTAAAATGATATTCGACACTACAAAGTCGGTGAAATCAAAAATATTGCGTCCAAAGATCGAAACATCACCTAAAGAACTGTACGTTAATGTCGAAGGAATCGAAGCGATAAATACAAAGATACCGATGATGACTGTAATTTTTGCACGGCTGATTTTCCATTTTTCTATAATAGCAGCAACGATAATTTCATACATACTAAACGATGACGTTAACGTTGCAAATAAAAACAGAATTAAAAACAGCGCTAAAAAAAGTTCACCGAACGGCATTTGTGAAAACGCTGCAGGTAATACCATGAACAATAATGGTGGTCCGCTCGCCACTTCCATATCAAAGGCAAAAACAACCGGGAAAATCGCCAGTCCCGCCAAGAACGATACGAAAATACTCAATCCTACAACAGAACCTGCTGAATTCGGTAAGCTCACATCTTTCTTTAAATAAGAACTATATGTAACTAAACATGAGAATCCAACAGCCAGCGCAAAGAATGACTGCCCTAACGCATACAAAATTGATTCACCGGTAATGTTCGAAAAGTCCGGATACAGAAAGAACTTGATTCCTTCCATTGCACCGTCCAATGTTACGGCTCTAATAACTAATATAAAGAACATAATAAACAGTAACGGCATCATGAATTTATTTGCCTTTTCAATCCCGTTTTGAACACCTAGCGCAATGATCACAACATTCGCCAATGTAAACAATCCTAAACCGAGTAAAGCAATCCAAGGTGTACCTGTTACTTGTCCGAAAAATGCCCCTGGTTCCACAGTCGGCGCGATCACTTCTCCAACAACCGAAACCCCGCTGTAAACAAAAATCCAGCCGCCAACTACACTGTAAAACGATAATAATAAGAAACAGCCAATAATGCCGAGCTTGCCGATCCAAGCCCAAGCTTTCGTATTCGGCGCCAATACTTTATAGGCAGTTACCGCCTCTTTTTGTGTGGCACGCCCGATAATATATTCCGATAAAAGCATTGGCAGCCCGATAATTAATGTCAGCAGCACAAAAATCAGGAAGAATGCGCCGCCTCCACTTTGACCGGCTACATAAGGCATTTTCCAAATTGCCCCGAGCCCAATCGCTGCGCCCGCTGACGCTAATACAAATCCTAACTTACTTGACCACTGTCCTTTACTCTTCTCCATCTGTCTCACTCCACTCATCTGTCTAACCTAGCTATAATACTGTACGCAAATCCCAAAGTTCCGGGAAAAAGCGGTGATCGAGCACTTTTCGCAAATAATTGACCCCTGATGAGCCACCTGTGCCCACTTTAAAGCCAATAATGCGCTCGACCGTTTTCATATGACGGAAACGCCACTGCTGCAAGGAATCTTCAATATCGACAAGCTTTTCACCAAGCTGGTATAAATCCCAGTACGTATCGATATTTTCATAGACGGTTTTCCATGCGGCCGCAACAGAATCGTCACCACTATATACTACCGAAAAATCACGGTTTAGCAAAGCTTCAGTTATTGGCAATCCTGCTTTAGCCAATGCCTGAATCGCTACATCATAAATACTTGGCGCATCATATGCCTCTTTAAGAACCGCTAGAGTGTCCGGTTCTTTTTCATAGATTTTGAGTATATACGGTGTTTTATAGCCAAGTGCAAACTCGATCAGGCGATACTGATAGCTTTGGAATCCCGATGCTTTCCCCAATTCATCCCGAAACTGCAAATATTCCGCCGGTGTCATCGTTGCCAACACGTCCCATGCCTGAATGATCTGCATTTGAATTTTTGATACCCGTGCGAGCATTTTAAATGCCGGCTGCATTTCCCCATTTTCAATTGCCTGTATTGCACCGCGCATCTCATGAATGATAAGCTTCATCCAAAGTTCGCTCACTTGGTGAATAATGATAAACAGCATTTCATCATGATGGTCGGAAAGACGGTTTTGGCTGTTTAAAAGGGGATCCAGGCTCAAATAATCGCTGTACGTCATATCTTCACGGAAATCCGTATGAATCCCCTTTTCATCCTTTAGCTTGTGCTGCAAATCCGAAATTGATCGTTTATCCACTAAACCACTCCTTATGCAATGATGTCTCGTTTATTTTCGTACTTCTCATAAGATTTGTTTGTGACAATGTCTTTTAAAATCTGCACTGACTGCCATACTTCCTCATAGGAATTGTATAGCGCTACCGGTGCGAGGCGGATACCATTCGGTGCACGGAAATCCGGTACAACCCCATATTCTTTTAATGTTTTACAAATTCTTGCCGCCTCGTCATGCACTAAAAACAGATGGCCGCCACGTGTGTCATCAAGCGGATTACCGAATGTAAACGTATTTGGCAACTCCTGCTCAATACAATCCATCATAAATTGTGTCAACGCAAGAGATTTTTCACGAACCGCTTCGATGCCGACCTCTTCAAACAGCGACAGTGCGCCTTCAATCGGTGCCAGGCTCAATATATGCGGTGTACCGATCTGGTAAGCCCCTGCATGCGGTGCAGCTGTAATTGTTACATCCAGATCAAACTGTTTTTCCTTAGCCGAGCCAAACCACCCGGCCAGTCCCGGTGCTGTTCCAAAATGCTTTTCATGCACGAACAATCCTGCAACAGAGCCCGGACCACCGTTCAAATGCTTATAATTGCACCAAAAAGCAAAATCCGCGCCGATTTCATGAAGATGATGAGGAACAGAACCGATTGAATGGCAGAGATCAAAACCGACCAGTATGCCGCGTTCATGTGCTGCTTCCGTAATCGCCTTTAGGTCCAACACTTGGCCACTGCGGTATAGGACAGCCGGCAGAACCGCAACCGCCACATCCTCGGTCATCGCCTCGATGATGGCTTCTGTCGTAATCGTTTGCCCGTCATCACTTTTTACGAGCTTCATACTGCTTTCCGGCAAATTGTGCAAAGCAATTTGACTGGCAATCGCATACAAGTCCGACGGAAAGTTCAGTTCGTCTGCCAAAACTTTATAGCGTGCCGCAGTCGGTTTGAAAAACGTGGCCAACAGCTGGTGCAAGTTTGTTGTTGTCGAACCAGTCAGCATTACTTCTTCACTTTTGGCACCTATTAAAGGAGCGCACATCGCAGACAGCTTTTCCGAGAAATAAAACCAGGGATGCTCCCCATTTGTCCAGCCGTCGATGCCATAATCTTTCCACGAGTCAAGCAGTGTATGCACCGACTGTTCCGCACGCTTTGACAGCAACCCGAGCGAATTGCCGTCCAAGTATATCTGTCCTTCTTTTTTATAAAATTCATCTGCATACTTCTGCAGTCCATCCAATTTATCGAGTTGTTTTGCTTTTTCCAACGTCGTCATGCTTCCACCCCTTCTAGTAACTTATTAATATCGTACGGGGGATAGTAGCGGTTGTCAAAGTATTCTGAAAGATAATCAAATAAAAAAAGCCTACCTTTCGTATAAGGTAAGCTAGTAAAATCATATCCATAATAATCCGTACATTATTATTAAGAAATATAATTTACTTATTATAAATTGCACCATTCGCCACTTTTTCTTACCGTATTTTGCTTCTAAAAGAATATTTATCAGTGCTGACAACAATAAAAACGCGATCAACTGAAACAAATGGAGTTGAGGAACCGAAACAAACAACACAAGAATCAAAAAAGTAAGAATCTCCACTACACTTTGCCAATAAGTAGAATGTGTCGGGAGGTGGCGTTTCGGATCTTCAGGGTCCCTCAGCTTTTTGCTCACCCGATTCATTGCAAAAATCAATAGAATAAAAACTACTATATTGATGATGGAAGAAATATTACCGTCAGCCGGTTCATGTAATTCGATCATTCCCCGCAAAGTTTGATCCTCTAATAGATATCTCTGCCCTGTTCCTATATCCCGGTAATACGTTGCTTCACTTCCATGGAATTCCTGGAGGCGCATGACCGTGTTATCTTCAAACTGCAACCGGTAGCTTTTATCAATATAAGGTTCTTCCATGATAATATCTGTTTTCTGCAGCTGTTCCAATAAAGTTTCCACGGCTTTTAAGGTTTCTTCATTTTTTACTTTTTTTACACCTGCCTGCAGTGTGGATTTGGGATCCCCTTCCCAGTCCATATAATAAACCGCTTGCAATGCACTGCTATCCGGATCGTCAGAAGTGGTCTGCTGCTTTTGCGGAAATGTACCGACTAAAAACAGCGTGATGCATGCGATGGCAATCATCACGGCAGGGATTTGCCAATGAAAAGGTTTAGAATCGAGGCGTTGCTGAATTTTTTTGAAGTCTTCTGCCCTTTTTTCCGGATCGACTTGAATCTTTTTAAGCTCCCTTAACTTTTCTTCTTCAAACATCCTCTTCCCCTCCTAACAGTTCCCGTAATGCTTTTAGACCGCGTGCCGTATTATTTTTCACTTTCACTTCACTGCAGCTTAAGATCATTGCCGTCTCTTTTACTGAATACTCTTCTATATAGCGCAGCACGATTACTTCACGATAATTCCATTTAATTTGCTGGAGGGCGTCATACAGTTTTTCATTTTCCGCATTTCGCTCGACGATTGCTTCCGGCAGATCTCCAACTGCTACCGGCTCTGTTTTCAACTGAAAAAAGCCAATAATCTTTTTCCTTCGAAAATGGTCATATACAAGGTTTCTGGCAATTTTCAGTAAATAAGTCCGTTCGTGTTCGGTATAATTTTTTTGATAAAAGCGGTAAAAGGTTTCTTGCAGCAGATCATGTGTTAAGTCTGTATCATTCGTTAAATAGCGTATATATTTATAAACAGCGTCGTAATGCACATCAAAAATTTCCCGTCTCAACCTTACAGCCCCCCCTTCCTCCTTAAAGACGATCGACCATTCATTTGGAATCACTTAGACAAAATAAAAACCCAGGCAAATTTTCGTTTGCCCGGGTTCTCATCATTACACACCCATTTTACGACGGGTATTGCTCGTTTTCTTTGTTTGTTGGCTCTTCATCTTCTTCGTTGATGTGTCACCCTTTAAATTACCTTTGTTGCCGGCTGCATTGTTTTTCTTCGCTTCCAGCTGTTGCTTCACTAATTCCTGCAAACTTAATTTCTTTTTTTCATTTTGTTCAGACATATTCAGACCTCCTCATCAATCTACTTTTCTAAGTATAATCCGTTGCCGCCGCATTTGTAAAAGAAATGATGTAAATTACAGCATAAAAAAACATCTTGAAACTTGCACTCGCTCCAAAATGTTTTTTAACTTAAGAACTGTACGTTACTTCCTGTGATGAAAGATTGAAATAATACCCTAACCCGCTTTTAGTTTTAATCCACTTCGGTGAGCTCGGTTCTTCTTCAATTTTTTCGCGAAGCCTGCGTATATGTACATCGACTGTACGGCGATCCCCTTTTGTAAAGTCCAGTATATCAATAATTTCCTCACGCGATTTAATATTGCCAGGCTGATCCAGCAAATGAAGCAGCAATTTAAACTCGCGCTTTGTCAAAGGAATTTCCACTTCGTCTTTATACACTTTGAACATGACTAAATCAACACGAAATGGTCCGATCAGCATTTGGGAGACACGCTCTTGCTGCTGTAACTCTCTTTCATATCGTTTTAAATGTATCCTTAAGCGAGTAAGCATTTCACGGAATCCGAACGGTTTTCGGATATACTCTGTCGCCCCCATTTCAAGCGCAAGCACAATATCCAATTCATCCGTACGCGCACTGATCATAATGATCGGAAAATCATGCTTGAAGCGGACTTGACGGCAAATCTCGATTCCTTCCATATCCGGAAGCATCCAATCAAGCAGCATCGCATCCGGTTCAAATGTTTGGATAGCATCCAATGCCTCTTTTCCCGTCCGGACACTATGGACTTCATAGCTATCCTTTACTAAATAAATATGCAGTAAATTCACTAAATTTTCGTCATCTTCAACGACTAATATTTTTTTCGTCATTAATGATTCCCCGCTTCTCTAATCAATTACGCCTCGGTGTAACTATGTCCAGATTCCGTTCACGCTCGTGCAATGAGTCCTTTACCAAATCTGTGACATCCGCCGGAGGCATTAACTTCTTTCAGCAGGCATTTGGACACCCGATGAAAACAGACCAAAAATTAATATCTTCTATCTTATAGTCGGACTCTGTGCCTGCTGCTTCACAAGAAAATTAATTTAAATCAAATAGCTGCCCTTTAATAAAGTAAGCTGTAGATTCCGCCATATTTGTAATATGATCGGCTGCACGTTCAACAAAACGGTTAATGAATAACAATTGCAATGTTTGTTCGATTTCCTGAGGGCTTTCTTTTAAATACTCAGTTAAAAGCGCATAGTTTTCATGATTTTTTCGATCTACAATATCATCAAGCTCGCCTACTTCTTTCGCCAGTGCAATATCCGCATCGATAAAAGCTTTCATTGATTTTTTCAGCATATCCATCGCGACATTTTTCATTTCAACCAATGAAGTCCTATCTAAAATTGTATCAACTTTACTAATGCGAATCGTCGCTTTTGCTGTATTTACCGCAAAGTCTGCAATTCTCTCGATATCCGACGACATTTTAATGACACTGATAATTCGGCGCATATCACGGGCTACCGGCTGCTCTTTCGCCATCAGCCATATCGCCATTTGGTTGATTTCATTTTCCAGATCATCAATGTAATTGTCCCCTTCAATGACATCCAGTGCCAGCACCATATCCTGCTCCTGAAGGGCTTTAAATGCCTTTTCCATCGCTACAACCGTCATGTCGACCATTTCACCCATTTTGTCCTGCAATTCAAGCATGTTCTTTTCGAAATTTTCGCGAATCATTCCCAAATCCCCCTTTTATCCGAATCGTCCTGTTACGTAATCTTCTGTACGCTCATCTTTTGGCGTTGAAAAAATAACATTCGTATCATCATATTCGATGACTTCCCCATTTAAGAAGAATGCCGTCTTATCGCTAATACGCGCTGCTTGTTGCATGTTGTGCGTTACAATAACAATTGTATAGTCTTTTTTCATTTGTGTAATCAGTTCTTCTACTTTCAATGTAGAAATCGGGTCAAGTGCAGAAGTCGGCTCATCCATTAAAATAACGTCCGGCTTCATAGCAATTGCTCGTGCGATACAAATACGTTGCTGCTGACCACCAGAAAGGCCTAATGCTGATGACTTCAGACGATCTTTTACTTCATCCCAGATTGCTGCACCGCGTAAAGACTCTTCCACAATCTCATTAAGGATTTTTTTATTTTTAATTCCCTGCATACGTGGACCATAGGCAACATTGTCATAGATGCTC
This genomic window contains:
- a CDS encoding heat-shock protein, with protein sequence MKNNDSKSILLFLLFAFISNLFYVASQRVEHLELPLALVTFAVFILFIVLVLKLNLRPIVITLATILALTDINSIFYLSLPDVYTIGFTIGILVFLSFFFKKEKDSILAAIGFCMMNLLIHIEFFIQWEWIYLFVLHSILFIIASRYQFTITKRIYLGLFSVTFFLLVIGMMTDHNYLAVLGLILYYAVLILIYFFIRKQKQHRTYSTH
- a CDS encoding cAMP-binding protein, with amino-acid sequence MKNVNRLFLIIAIIILVIIGRYFMAQNEVTVIPDVTAVTNEQTIETVRGSYCWHSAGEAECVDTAAPHEIISEQNTPYVKVQPGEVLEFQYSQNVTSVSIQQWIEDFDYKEIATSTRFTAPTEKGMYIISSMARFSNGDVTDSIAIEVE
- a CDS encoding methyl-accepting chemotaxis protein, which gives rise to MKKRNGKLNWIHQLNLIITIVLAVLIVLPLVIANGLSNSIPYVIAGGGVILLSTANYFLNISNFAKGLIFVLIPAFVVFLLFYMDGYSINKHYMLLITFIMSAMYFNERLIKTFLLIASIFYILLYIAVPENLLGVNANLPVFITIFVSMTGCNYMLYRLTQWGNKLIKDAQEKEREAKELLENLTSILNKIDEGSYQLAQNITHVNENVGTLNSASETILQSSNQMAAAIHNEADMIQQINEQMILSHDNMVKTKESSESTVKDSDEVQVAIEQSWKQVHDVTADMATLSDSIELTTTTIDNMQESLANVNNLLNGIKAIADQTNLLSLNASIEAARAGEHGKGFAVVAEEVKKLAEESANIATSITTVTQQLLERATTAQLKAYEGKEAVHSSVGTLNKITGSFDGIKQSFNSIQGKLHQNMSTITHTNQLVEEVMNQVENLSAISEENAAMTEEIASSIHEEHVMMKSIADASNELQQLQSELAEITKRQ
- the kynB gene encoding arylformamidase produces the protein MWIDITQTMKNGMPNWPGDTPFSFEVGFTKQQTGSVNIGRMTTSLHTGTHADAPFHFNSEAETIEQLDINVYIGDCIIVDCRGQEVMTAQTLEPIDFLGAKRVLLRTVEQLGEEFPGTIPVIHPDVAPFLKERGVILLGIDNPSVDPLDSKEVLAHHKLYEHGIHILEGLDLRHVQQGLYELIALPLKIAGADGAPVRAVVRKKAVTVE
- a CDS encoding sodium-dependent transporter, with product MEKSKGQWSSKLGFVLASAGAAIGLGAIWKMPYVAGQSGGGAFFLIFVLLTLIIGLPMLLSEYIIGRATQKEAVTAYKVLAPNTKAWAWIGKLGIIGCFLLLSFYSVVGGWIFVYSGVSVVGEVIAPTVEPGAFFGQVTGTPWIALLGLGLFTLANVVIIALGVQNGIEKANKFMMPLLFIMFFILVIRAVTLDGAMEGIKFFLYPDFSNITGESILYALGQSFFALAVGFSCLVTYSSYLKKDVSLPNSAGSVVGLSIFVSFLAGLAIFPVVFAFDMEVASGPPLLFMVLPAAFSQMPFGELFLALFLILFLFATLTSSFSMYEIIVAAIIEKWKISRAKITVIIGIFVFIASIPSTLTYSSLGDVSIFGRNIFDFTDFVVSNIILPVGNLLIAIFIMHIMDKNLVKSELLQGSKMGEGFYKTYRFLMTFVVPTVIVVVLTYLVIQY
- the kynA gene encoding tryptophan 2,3-dioxygenase; its protein translation is MDKRSISDLQHKLKDEKGIHTDFREDMTYSDYLSLDPLLNSQNRLSDHHDEMLFIIIHQVSELWMKLIIHEMRGAIQAIENGEMQPAFKMLARVSKIQMQIIQAWDVLATMTPAEYLQFRDELGKASGFQSYQYRLIEFALGYKTPYILKIYEKEPDTLAVLKEAYDAPSIYDVAIQALAKAGLPITEALLNRDFSVVYSGDDSVAAAWKTVYENIDTYWDLYQLGEKLVDIEDSLQQWRFRHMKTVERIIGFKVGTGGSSGVNYLRKVLDHRFFPELWDLRTVL
- the kynU gene encoding kynureninase, with amino-acid sequence MTTLEKAKQLDKLDGLQKYADEFYKKEGQIYLDGNSLGLLSKRAEQSVHTLLDSWKDYGIDGWTNGEHPWFYFSEKLSAMCAPLIGAKSEEVMLTGSTTTNLHQLLATFFKPTAARYKVLADELNFPSDLYAIASQIALHNLPESSMKLVKSDDGQTITTEAIIEAMTEDVAVAVLPAVLYRSGQVLDLKAITEAAHERGILVGFDLCHSIGSVPHHLHEIGADFAFWCNYKHLNGGPGSVAGLFVHEKHFGTAPGLAGWFGSAKEKQFDLDVTITAAPHAGAYQIGTPHILSLAPIEGALSLFEEVGIEAVREKSLALTQFMMDCIEQELPNTFTFGNPLDDTRGGHLFLVHDEAARICKTLKEYGVVPDFRAPNGIRLAPVALYNSYEEVWQSVQILKDIVTNKSYEKYENKRDIIA
- a CDS encoding signal recognition particle — protein: MFEEEKLRELKKIQVDPEKRAEDFKKIQQRLDSKPFHWQIPAVMIAIACITLFLVGTFPQKQQTTSDDPDSSALQAVYYMDWEGDPKSTLQAGVKKVKNEETLKAVETLLEQLQKTDIIMEEPYIDKSYRLQFEDNTVMRLQEFHGSEATYYRDIGTGQRYLLEDQTLRGMIELHEPADGNISSIINIVVFILLIFAMNRVSKKLRDPEDPKRHLPTHSTYWQSVVEILTFLILVLFVSVPQLHLFQLIAFLLLSALINILLEAKYGKKKWRMVQFIISKLYFLIIMYGLLWI
- a CDS encoding RNA polymerase sigma factor, with translation MRREIFDVHYDAVYKYIRYLTNDTDLTHDLLQETFYRFYQKNYTEHERTYLLKIARNLVYDHFRRKKIIGFFQLKTEPVAVGDLPEAIVERNAENEKLYDALQQIKWNYREVIVLRYIEEYSVKETAMILSCSEVKVKNNTARGLKALRELLGGEEDV
- a CDS encoding response regulator transcription factor, with amino-acid sequence MTKKILVVEDDENLVNLLHIYLVKDSYEVHSVRTGKEALDAIQTFEPDAMLLDWMLPDMEGIEICRQVRFKHDFPIIMISARTDELDIVLALEMGATEYIRKPFGFREMLTRLRIHLKRYERELQQQERVSQMLIGPFRVDLVMFKVYKDEVEIPLTKREFKLLLHLLDQPGNIKSREEIIDILDFTKGDRRTVDVHIRRLREKIEEEPSSPKWIKTKSGLGYYFNLSSQEVTYSS
- the phoU gene encoding phosphate signaling complex protein PhoU, whose translation is MIRENFEKNMLELQDKMGEMVDMTVVAMEKAFKALQEQDMVLALDVIEGDNYIDDLENEINQMAIWLMAKEQPVARDMRRIISVIKMSSDIERIADFAVNTAKATIRISKVDTILDRTSLVEMKNVAMDMLKKSMKAFIDADIALAKEVGELDDIVDRKNHENYALLTEYLKESPQEIEQTLQLLFINRFVERAADHITNMAESTAYFIKGQLFDLN
- the pstB gene encoding phosphate ABC transporter ATP-binding protein PstB, with amino-acid sequence MTMTISEASIFKSTTTSTGALPTKIKVNDLNLYYGEKQALFNVNLDIKEKEVTALIGPSGCGKSTFLRTLNRMNDLIDGVRVIGNIHIDGENVYESSDVIRLRTRVGMVFQKSNLFPMSIYDNVAYGPRMQGIKNKKILNEIVEESLRGAAIWDEVKDRLKSSALGLSGGQQQRICIARAIAMKPDVILMDEPTSALDPISTLKVEELITQMKKDYTIVIVTHNMQQAARISDKTAFFLNGEVIEYDDTNVIFSTPKDERTEDYVTGRFG